Proteins from one Oncorhynchus gorbuscha isolate QuinsamMale2020 ecotype Even-year linkage group LG18, OgorEven_v1.0, whole genome shotgun sequence genomic window:
- the LOC124003741 gene encoding RNA-binding protein 25-like, whose product RETERDRDRERERERERERERERERERETERERQRERERERERERERERERERERERETQRERDRERERERERERERERERERERERERERQRERETERERERQRERERERERERERERERERERERERERERQRERETQRQRERERQRERERERERERQRERERERQRERETQRERERQRERERERQRERETQRQRERETERERERERERERERERERDRERQRETERERERERERETERERERERQRERQRERERETERERERDRERERETETETERERETETERERQRQRERQRQRERERERERERERERERQRERDRERERQRERERERERDRERERERERQRERHRERQRERETERERERERERERERERERERERE is encoded by the coding sequence agagagacagagagagacagagacagagagagagagagagagagagagagagagagagagagagagagagagagagagagagagacagagagagagagacagagagagagagagagagagagagagagagagagagagagagagagagagagagagagagagagagagagagagacacagagagagagagacagagagagagagagagagagagagagagagagagagagagagagagagagagagagagagagagagagagagagagagagacagagagagagagagacagagagagagagagagagacagagagagagagagagagagagagagagagagagagagagagagagagagagagagagagagagagagagagagagagagagagagagacagagagagagagagacacagagacagagagagagagagagacagagagagagagagagagagagagagagagagagacagagagagagagagagagagagacagagagagagagagacacagagagagagagagagacagagagagagagagagagagagacagagagagagagagacacagagacagagagagagagagacagagagagagagagagagagagagagagagagagagagagagagagagagagagagacagagagagacagagagagacagagagagagagagagagagagagagagagagagacagagagagagagagagagagagagacagagagagagacagagagagagagagagagagacagagagagagagagagagagacagagagagagagagagagacagagacagagacagagagagagagagagacagagacagagagagagagacagagacagagagagagacagagacagagagagagagagagagagagagagagagagagagagagagagagagagagacagagagagagagacagagagagagagagacagagagagagagagagagagagagagagagacagagagagagagagagagagagagagacagagagagagacacagagagagacagagagagagagagacagagagagagagagagagagagagagagagagagagagagagagagagagagagagagagagagagagag